A stretch of the Azorhizobium caulinodans ORS 571 genome encodes the following:
- the ndk gene encoding nucleoside-diphosphate kinase: MAIERTFSIIKPDATRRNLTGAINAVIEKAGLRIVAQKRIQMTKAQAEAFYAVHSARPFFNDLVSFMTSGPVVVQVLEGEDAVAKYREVMGATNPANAAEGTIRKLFAESIEANSAHGSDSVENAGVEIAQFFSQNEIVG, from the coding sequence GCGACGCGTCGCAACCTCACCGGCGCGATCAATGCGGTCATCGAGAAGGCTGGCCTTCGCATTGTCGCCCAGAAGCGCATCCAGATGACCAAGGCTCAGGCCGAGGCCTTCTATGCGGTCCACAGCGCCCGCCCCTTCTTCAATGACCTCGTGTCCTTCATGACCTCCGGTCCGGTGGTCGTGCAGGTGCTCGAAGGCGAAGACGCGGTCGCCAAGTATCGCGAAGTGATGGGCGCCACCAACCCGGCCAATGCGGCCGAGGGCACCATCCGCAAGCTCTTTGCCGAGTCCATCGAGGCGAACTCCGCCCATGGTTCGGACAGCGTTGAGAACGCCGGCGTCGAGATCGCCCAGTTCTTCTCGCAGAACGAGATCGTCGGCTGA
- a CDS encoding TerC family protein — MSISSPEFWLAFLQLVWINVLLSGDNAVVIAMACRSLPERTRKWGIVLGSGVAVGLRILFTGIVATLLALPWLKVVGAVALFYIAIDLALPDDEGAESVKASESLWRAVGTVALADIVMSLDNVVAVAAIANGNFLLLVLGLAISIPLIVAGSSLVMAMLDRFPILVWAGAALLGWIAGEMLLSDAAVMDRLGGHEVTEHWSLLAAAAGAVFVVATAWIWGRVRSARADTTA; from the coding sequence ATGTCCATCTCCTCGCCGGAATTCTGGCTCGCCTTCCTGCAGCTCGTCTGGATCAACGTCCTGTTGTCCGGCGACAATGCGGTGGTCATCGCCATGGCGTGCCGCTCCCTGCCGGAGCGCACCCGCAAGTGGGGCATCGTGCTCGGCTCGGGCGTGGCGGTGGGACTGCGCATCCTCTTCACCGGCATCGTTGCCACCCTGCTGGCCTTGCCCTGGCTGAAGGTGGTCGGGGCCGTTGCGCTCTTCTACATCGCCATCGACCTTGCCCTGCCCGACGACGAAGGAGCCGAGAGCGTCAAGGCCAGCGAGAGTCTGTGGCGGGCGGTCGGCACGGTCGCGCTCGCCGACATCGTCATGAGCCTCGACAATGTGGTCGCCGTCGCCGCCATCGCCAATGGCAATTTCCTGCTGCTGGTGCTGGGCCTTGCCATCTCCATTCCGCTGATCGTCGCCGGCTCCTCGCTGGTGATGGCGATGCTCGACCGCTTCCCTATTCTGGTGTGGGCGGGCGCGGCGCTGCTGGGCTGGATCGCCGGCGAGATGCTGCTGTCGGACGCCGCCGTCATGGACCGCCTCGGCGGGCATGAGGTGACAGAGCATTGGTCGCTCCTGGCGGCCGCAGCCGGCGCCGTATTCGTGGTGGCCACCGCCTGGATCTGGGGGCGGGTGCGAAGTGCGCGGGCCGATACCACGGCCTGA